The DNA region GTCCACTGAGGTCAACGTCTTGCCCATCCCATTCATTGGGGTAGTGTTCGGGGCAGCCGCAGTTTAGGGTCATTGCTATTGCAGAATTAGCGGTTCTTAAAATAGATACGGGCAGTGGCAAAGATATTAATAAAAAACAGCCAAAAGCCGATTGCCATGATGGTTGCGGGAACGCTGATTGTCGGGCCGTAGTAAGCGTGTACGGCAGCTTGTTGTTCTAGTTTGCCAGCACGCATTAATTGGCCTTCGGTAATACCAAATACCATTAAGGTGGTATAGAAACCGACTACACCAGCAGCTGTCCACCAAAATGAGTGACTGATCAAACGACTTGACCAGATCTGGCAGCCAGTGATGCGTGGAAACAGATAATAG from Gammaproteobacteria bacterium includes:
- a CDS encoding cbb3-type cytochrome c oxidase subunit I translates to MSATDQDQRLIIFLLGSAFFLFVGTTHGVVQVLPGIRDWLVSVGTPVSGPGHMIDPLAHAHINLVGGTVLIGMAMSYYLFPRITGCQIWSSRLISHSFWWTAAGVVGFYTTLMVFGITEGQLMRAGKLEQQAAVHAYYGPTISVPATIMAIGFWLFFINIFATARIYFKNR